One Candidatus Abawacabacteria bacterium DNA window includes the following coding sequences:
- a CDS encoding type II toxin-antitoxin system mRNA interferase toxin, RelE/StbE family — translation MEKYRKFLLLLSPKQRSVILEIIEKLTKLDFVGMDIKKLKGYDSLYRVRKGSVRIVYFYNGEKVVVTDIAFRKDAY, via the coding sequence ATGGAGAAGTATAGGAAGTTTTTATTACTATTATCGCCCAAACAGAGATCTGTAATTCTTGAAATAATAGAAAAGTTAACTAAATTGGATTTTGTTGGAATGGACATCAAGAAGCTTAAAGGATATGACAGTTTGTATAGAGTGAGAAAGGGAAGTGTCAGGATTGTATATTTTTATAATGGTGAAAAAGTAGTTGTTACTGATATCGCATTTCGTAAAGATGCATATTAA
- a CDS encoding four helix bundle protein, which translates to MGTTPNVIQEKSFQFSIDILRFTKKLRVRHEYELASQLMRSGTSIGANIEEAIGAQSRKDFISKLAIARKEAREVNYWLALIKIYLPEESQTDKLLKNIDQLLAILTAIIKTSLSNS; encoded by the coding sequence ATGGGAACGACACCAAACGTTATTCAAGAAAAGTCATTTCAGTTCTCTATTGATATTTTAAGGTTCACTAAAAAACTTAGAGTGCGTCATGAATATGAGCTTGCAAGTCAGTTAATGAGGAGTGGAACAAGCATTGGGGCAAATATTGAAGAGGCTATCGGAGCTCAAAGTAGAAAAGATTTTATTAGTAAACTTGCTATTGCTAGAAAAGAAGCCCGAGAAGTAAACTATTGGCTTGCGCTTATAAAGATATACTTACCTGAAGAGAGTCAAACAGATAAACTGTTAAAAAATATAGATCAACTACTAGCAATCTTAACAGCTATCATTAAAACTTCCTTGTCAAATTCGTAA
- the secA gene encoding preprotein translocase subunit SecA, translating into MGIWQWMFPDDTAKELKKISHLVAKINAQEEEYQQLSEEQFKRKTEEFKDRIVQGESLDSLLIEAFAVVKNACRRLVGTKYTISGIEKEWNMIPFDVQLIGGMVLHRGKIAEMKTGEGKTLVSTLAIYLNALTGKGVHVVTVNDYLAKRDAEWMGMLFRYLGLSVGVVVHGVSNDDRRAAYHADITYGTNNEFGFDYLRDNMVQDISHIVQRELHYAIVDEVDSILVDEARTPLIISAPAQESTNKYIQYSALIPRLKKDEDFVVDEKMKTATLTEKGIANMEQMLGIKNIYTEAGFTEVHHIEQALRSHALFVRDRDYVVKDGEVVIVDEFTGRLMPGRRYSEGLHQALEAKEKVDVKQESKTLATITFQNYFRLYKKLAGMTGTAATEAEEFESIYNLPVISIPTHRQVQRKDFADRVYKNERGKFSAVVKEIKNKHEQGQPVLVGTISIEKSEYLSSLLLKEGIPHQVLNAKLHEKEAEIIALAGQRGAVTIATNMAGRGTDIQLGEGVGDVGGLHVLGTERHESRRIDNQLRGRSGRQGDPGSSQFYVSMEDDLMRLFAGDRIKALMGRLNFPEDQEIENSMMSYSIEAAQKRVEGRNFDIRKHVLQYDNVMNHHRNLIYARRKKVLESKELRSEIREVLRSEIARLVQLHQNIETGSIDLNTLREALSGIYPCDPAVMNAFPAEITEHAERLSNALADLYIAVYDQKVAKAPSPDAMHLLERYVYLRSIDSLWMDHLDYMQYLREKVSLKAYGQRDPLIEYKQEAYLAMERLLAAIQISVVNTIFKVDFAPQMAQPQEQKELITNQEQIEDTLTESSVAEKKPQPVTKKTTGKTMDRNDPCYCGSGKKYKKCHGK; encoded by the coding sequence ATGGGGATTTGGCAATGGATGTTTCCGGATGATACAGCGAAAGAGCTCAAAAAAATCTCGCACTTGGTAGCTAAGATCAACGCTCAAGAAGAAGAATATCAGCAACTTTCTGAAGAACAATTCAAAAGAAAGACTGAAGAGTTTAAGGATCGAATAGTTCAAGGTGAGTCTCTTGATAGTTTGCTCATTGAGGCTTTTGCTGTAGTAAAGAATGCTTGTCGTCGTTTGGTAGGTACTAAGTACACGATTTCGGGGATAGAAAAGGAGTGGAATATGATTCCTTTTGATGTCCAGCTGATCGGCGGTATGGTGCTGCATCGGGGGAAAATTGCCGAGATGAAAACTGGTGAAGGAAAGACACTAGTTTCTACACTAGCAATTTATCTGAATGCTTTGACTGGTAAAGGGGTTCATGTTGTGACAGTTAATGACTATTTGGCTAAACGTGACGCTGAGTGGATGGGTATGCTCTTCCGATATTTAGGCTTGTCAGTGGGTGTCGTGGTGCATGGCGTTAGTAATGATGATAGAAGGGCTGCTTACCATGCCGATATTACTTATGGTACCAACAATGAGTTTGGTTTTGATTATCTGCGCGACAATATGGTGCAGGATATTAGTCATATTGTGCAGAGAGAACTACATTACGCTATTGTCGATGAAGTAGATTCTATTTTAGTTGATGAAGCTCGTACGCCTTTGATTATTTCTGCTCCAGCCCAGGAATCTACTAATAAATATATTCAGTATAGTGCCTTAATTCCTCGGCTCAAAAAGGATGAGGATTTTGTAGTCGATGAAAAAATGAAAACGGCTACTTTGACTGAAAAGGGTATTGCCAATATGGAACAAATGTTGGGGATCAAAAATATTTACACTGAAGCTGGTTTCACTGAGGTGCATCATATTGAGCAAGCACTCCGTTCTCATGCTCTTTTTGTTCGTGATCGTGATTATGTGGTGAAAGATGGTGAAGTGGTGATTGTTGATGAGTTTACTGGTCGTCTCATGCCGGGAAGGCGCTATTCTGAAGGTCTTCATCAGGCTTTGGAGGCGAAAGAAAAAGTGGATGTAAAACAGGAGAGCAAAACACTGGCAACGATTACATTTCAAAACTATTTTCGTCTCTACAAAAAGTTAGCAGGTATGACTGGTACAGCTGCTACTGAGGCCGAAGAATTTGAATCTATTTATAATTTACCGGTTATCTCTATTCCCACTCATCGGCAAGTGCAAAGAAAAGATTTTGCCGATCGGGTATACAAAAATGAACGTGGCAAATTTAGTGCAGTCGTAAAAGAAATCAAGAATAAACATGAGCAGGGCCAGCCAGTATTGGTTGGTACTATTTCTATTGAAAAGTCAGAATATTTAAGTTCACTCTTATTAAAAGAAGGTATTCCTCATCAAGTACTCAATGCCAAATTGCATGAGAAAGAAGCGGAAATCATTGCCTTGGCCGGGCAAAGGGGAGCGGTGACTATTGCCACCAATATGGCAGGTCGTGGTACCGATATTCAACTTGGTGAAGGGGTAGGTGATGTGGGTGGTTTGCATGTTCTGGGCACTGAGCGCCATGAATCTCGTCGTATTGATAATCAGCTTCGTGGTCGTTCTGGTCGTCAGGGTGATCCGGGTAGTAGCCAATTTTATGTTTCCATGGAAGATGATCTCATGCGTCTTTTCGCTGGGGATCGAATCAAAGCTTTGATGGGTAGGCTCAATTTTCCTGAAGATCAGGAGATTGAAAACAGTATGATGAGTTATTCAATCGAAGCAGCGCAAAAAAGAGTGGAAGGCAGAAACTTTGATATTCGCAAACATGTTTTGCAATATGACAATGTGATGAATCATCATCGCAATTTAATTTATGCACGCCGAAAGAAAGTATTGGAAAGTAAAGAATTGAGAAGTGAAATCCGTGAAGTTCTGCGTAGTGAAATTGCTCGTTTAGTACAATTACATCAAAATATTGAAACTGGAAGTATTGATTTGAATACTTTGCGAGAAGCTTTGTCTGGCATTTATCCTTGTGATCCAGCAGTGATGAATGCTTTTCCTGCGGAAATTACTGAACATGCTGAGAGATTAAGCAATGCCTTAGCGGATCTCTATATTGCTGTCTATGACCAAAAAGTAGCCAAAGCACCAAGTCCTGATGCCATGCATTTGTTGGAGCGCTATGTATATTTGAGAAGTATCGATTCTTTATGGATGGATCACTTGGACTATATGCAATATTTGCGAGAAAAGGTTTCTCTCAAAGCCTATGGCCAAAGAGATCCTTTGATTGAGTATAAGCAGGAGGCATATTTAGCTATGGAGCGACTACTGGCAGCTATTCAGATTTCAGTAGTAAATACTATTTTTAAAGTAGATTTTGCTCCCCAAATGGCTCAACCTCAAGAACAAAAAGAGCTGATTACTAATCAAGAACAAATTGAAGATACTCTTACGGAAAGCAGTGTGGCTGAGAAAAAGCCTCAACCAGTAACCAAGAAAACTACGGGGAAAACCATGGATCGCAATGATCCTTGTTACTGTGGCAGCGGTAAGAAGTATAAGAAGTGTCATGGAAAATAG
- a CDS encoding DNA double-strand break repair nuclease NurA, whose product MADLGILLQYAETVKKRLIAQQQSFASNLQAVEQVWKTIKPEQLPLAAYQIPAIEKPTQGYSIIAADSSPLELSRHRAVELKAVSLARVYTDYQKGKETIERKIIDLQKDDVATLSNPLLELEFSVGAKYPAQCVLIDGSLIRWQWEQLEKATKEKLVIKYTQLLVDSYQKHSPVLAVIDRSQGRDVVDEIEKVTGQDYQGVLDEDLFGQVLMSNSFSPVFMASSPILKLDERYKVGFVYYKCAVRNAKSEVSGGNGGVIRIEFLLGQDLAEEAWGMLIDQVNKGKGYPFVIARAHDTCVVKKKDKWLLEQTLMKYGAMSQKERLKQMG is encoded by the coding sequence ATGGCTGACTTAGGAATATTGCTTCAATACGCAGAGACTGTTAAAAAACGATTGATTGCTCAACAACAAAGTTTTGCTAGCAATTTACAAGCAGTAGAGCAGGTTTGGAAAACAATCAAGCCGGAGCAGTTACCATTGGCGGCATATCAGATTCCTGCTATAGAAAAACCAACTCAAGGTTATAGTATCATTGCTGCTGATAGCTCTCCTTTGGAACTTTCTCGTCATCGAGCAGTAGAGCTCAAGGCTGTTTCTTTGGCACGAGTATATACAGACTACCAAAAGGGCAAAGAAACTATTGAGCGCAAAATAATTGATTTACAAAAAGATGATGTGGCCACTCTCAGCAATCCTTTGTTGGAACTAGAATTTTCTGTTGGTGCCAAATATCCTGCTCAATGCGTCTTGATTGATGGTAGTCTGATTCGTTGGCAATGGGAGCAACTAGAAAAGGCAACTAAAGAAAAGTTGGTGATTAAATACACGCAACTGTTGGTCGATAGTTATCAAAAACACTCGCCAGTTTTGGCTGTGATTGATCGCTCTCAAGGAAGAGATGTGGTTGATGAAATTGAGAAAGTTACTGGGCAAGATTATCAGGGAGTGCTAGATGAAGATTTATTTGGGCAAGTGCTTATGTCCAATAGTTTTTCGCCGGTATTTATGGCATCGTCACCCATTTTGAAATTAGACGAGAGGTATAAGGTGGGATTTGTATATTATAAGTGTGCAGTGCGAAATGCGAAATCCGAAGTTAGTGGAGGAAATGGGGGAGTGATTAGGATAGAGTTTTTATTAGGACAAGATTTAGCAGAAGAGGCCTGGGGAATGCTGATTGATCAGGTGAATAAAGGGAAAGGGTATCCTTTTGTTATTGCTCGAGCGCATGATACTTGTGTGGTAAAGAAGAAAGACAAGTGGTTGTTAGAGCAGACACTGATGAAATATGGAGCGATGTCGCAGAAGGAAAGATTGAAACAGATGGGATAA
- a CDS encoding DNA translocase FtsK: MGRRRSKKIKIRVPSLKLKSSTNREIQVIFLFALSVLTGLSLLNQAGVFGVNIASVLFRFFGIGAYIVPFALAIAGILVFYSSTLKPSFARFFGVATFFFSILGLIHLALPLDTILEVAKAGQYGGYVGFTLTSILRYFVGDAGSLAVLIATMLIGILIAFDITLKKIFGFIEWVKEDLPEEKDMHAPRPHTQSNNVSTKPVMSANSGLATSITRPASTAAATVPTGKLTSSTQEPLHTVLAPTKGDYKFPPLSLLGDNNESFYEDPKEIEANVHKLYQTLLEFSVIRPEDNIHIDANLGPTVTQYTFTPPSGVKLKNITALESDIALKLKAESIRIEAPIPGKDKVGIEIPNKKRAMVKLKEVVLSEPFKLIKSPLRIALGKNVNNEFVTADLKKMPHLLIAGATGSGKSVCMNAILVCLLYQNAPEDMRFILIDPKRVELNAYRGIPHLLTPVITDPDKAILALRWAVAEMNHRYKQLESAGEVNIENYNKKKPEEKMPYIVIVIDELADLMMVASKEIEASICRVAQMARAVGIHLIVATQRPSVDVITGLIKANIPARIAFTVSSGIDSRTILNRQGAESLLGAGDMLYQDPNNVRLMRVQGIYVSSDEVKSVTNEIKLTSPVEYQTDVIEEKREIPEGLPNAGTMGILGSNDNFEDALEKEAIEFVIRTQKASATLLQRHLRVGYARAARLLDILEQKGIVGPADGAKPRKIMVQGTPVQPMNNIPEETVL; encoded by the coding sequence ATGGGGCGCAGACGTTCAAAAAAAATTAAAATTAGAGTGCCAAGCCTGAAGTTGAAAAGCTCTACCAATAGAGAAATTCAAGTGATATTTTTATTTGCTCTGTCTGTTTTGACTGGTTTGAGCCTACTGAATCAAGCTGGTGTTTTTGGTGTTAATATTGCCAGCGTATTATTTAGATTTTTTGGTATTGGTGCTTATATAGTCCCATTTGCTTTGGCAATTGCTGGAATTCTAGTGTTCTATAGTTCAACATTGAAGCCATCATTCGCCCGTTTCTTTGGTGTGGCTACCTTTTTCTTCTCTATTCTCGGACTAATTCATTTGGCTTTACCTTTGGACACTATTTTGGAAGTAGCTAAAGCTGGTCAGTACGGTGGCTATGTTGGCTTTACTTTGACTAGTATTTTGCGTTATTTCGTGGGTGACGCTGGTAGTTTGGCTGTGCTCATTGCTACCATGCTAATTGGTATATTGATTGCTTTTGATATTACGCTCAAAAAAATATTTGGTTTTATTGAATGGGTGAAAGAGGATTTGCCAGAAGAGAAAGATATGCATGCTCCTAGGCCCCACACTCAGTCAAATAATGTGAGCACTAAACCAGTAATGTCTGCTAATTCAGGTTTGGCTACTAGTATTACTAGGCCAGCCTCCACAGCTGCTGCTACAGTACCAACAGGAAAATTGACTTCTTCAACCCAAGAGCCTTTGCATACAGTATTGGCTCCTACCAAGGGGGATTATAAATTCCCTCCATTATCTTTGCTTGGTGATAATAATGAAAGCTTTTATGAAGATCCCAAAGAAATTGAAGCCAATGTCCACAAACTTTACCAAACACTTTTAGAGTTTAGTGTTATTCGTCCCGAAGACAATATTCATATTGATGCCAATCTTGGTCCTACAGTTACTCAATATACTTTCACTCCACCATCAGGGGTGAAACTTAAAAATATTACGGCCTTAGAAAGTGATATAGCCTTGAAACTCAAAGCAGAAAGTATTCGTATCGAGGCACCAATTCCTGGTAAAGATAAAGTCGGTATTGAAATTCCTAATAAAAAGCGGGCAATGGTGAAACTAAAAGAGGTGGTCTTGAGTGAACCATTTAAATTGATCAAATCACCTTTGCGCATTGCCTTAGGAAAAAATGTGAACAATGAATTTGTTACAGCTGATCTGAAAAAAATGCCGCATTTACTAATAGCGGGAGCAACTGGTTCGGGGAAATCCGTTTGTATGAATGCTATTTTAGTTTGTCTGCTCTATCAGAATGCTCCGGAAGATATGCGCTTTATTTTAATTGATCCTAAGCGTGTTGAATTGAATGCTTATCGCGGTATTCCCCATTTATTAACACCAGTAATTACCGATCCTGATAAAGCTATCCTAGCATTACGCTGGGCTGTTGCTGAAATGAATCATCGCTATAAGCAATTAGAAAGTGCTGGTGAGGTAAATATTGAAAATTACAATAAGAAAAAACCAGAAGAAAAGATGCCATATATTGTTATCGTCATTGATGAGTTGGCGGATTTGATGATGGTGGCATCAAAAGAAATTGAGGCTAGTATTTGTCGTGTGGCTCAAATGGCTCGAGCTGTGGGTATACATTTGATAGTAGCTACCCAAAGACCATCAGTTGATGTCATCACCGGATTAATTAAAGCGAATATTCCTGCGCGCATTGCTTTCACAGTCTCTTCAGGGATTGATTCACGAACTATTTTGAATCGTCAGGGAGCAGAAAGTTTATTAGGTGCTGGCGATATGTTGTACCAAGATCCCAATAATGTTCGGTTAATGCGTGTTCAAGGAATCTACGTCAGTTCAGATGAAGTGAAATCAGTCACCAATGAGATTAAACTGACAAGTCCCGTTGAATACCAAACAGACGTGATCGAAGAAAAGCGTGAAATCCCCGAAGGCCTACCTAATGCCGGTACCATGGGTATCCTAGGCAGCAATGATAATTTCGAAGACGCTTTAGAAAAGGAAGCGATTGAATTTGTCATTCGTACTCAAAAAGCATCAGCAACACTTTTACAACGCCATCTACGTGTTGGTTATGCAAGAGCAGCAAGATTGCTAGATATACTTGAGCAAAAAGGAATTGTTGGTCCAGCTGACGGCGCGAAACCAAGAAAGATTATGGTGCAAGGCACGCCTGTGCAACCGATGAATAATATCCCAGAGGAAACAGTTCTATAA
- a CDS encoding ABC-2 family transporter protein, protein MSKTILIHIAVLKLLCQRSIKILRMEKRNFYLFLLAFIAGTVLNIFVLHTAFRNIPYIQGWNFYNVLALLATYRLCKGIFSTFIGSNLEKLTNIIRKGKLDLFLIKPASGWFLMYFSEVDLARITDLITGLFLLIYTLFFIQWQWWTLILYFFAFIIGLILMTCTYLIISMTAFLDMREAGVDFIDKLIRSTSRFPLRFASDTIQFLLTWILPFMYLSTIPVEVLENRTNIIATFSSALAICAIYIFLTSYLWKKGLQHYSSASS, encoded by the coding sequence ATGAGCAAAACAATATTGATTCACATTGCGGTATTGAAACTCCTTTGTCAGCGCAGCATCAAAATATTGCGCATGGAAAAAAGAAATTTCTATCTATTTTTGCTAGCATTCATTGCCGGTACGGTCTTGAATATTTTTGTATTGCACACCGCTTTTCGCAATATTCCTTATATTCAAGGCTGGAATTTCTACAATGTACTGGCCTTACTAGCCACTTACCGGCTCTGTAAAGGCATATTTTCCACATTTATTGGTAGTAATCTAGAGAAGCTCACTAATATTATTCGCAAAGGAAAGCTAGATCTGTTCTTGATCAAGCCAGCATCAGGCTGGTTTCTGATGTACTTCTCTGAAGTGGATCTAGCTCGTATCACCGATCTCATCACCGGGCTTTTTTTACTCATCTACACATTGTTTTTTATTCAATGGCAATGGTGGACCTTAATCCTCTACTTTTTCGCCTTCATTATCGGCTTAATATTAATGACTTGTACGTATCTAATAATTAGCATGACAGCCTTCCTCGATATGCGAGAGGCTGGTGTAGACTTTATCGACAAACTAATTCGCAGCACCAGCAGATTCCCTTTGCGATTTGCTAGTGACACCATTCAATTTCTGCTCACCTGGATTTTACCTTTTATGTATTTGTCTACTATTCCGGTTGAAGTCTTAGAAAATCGAACCAATATAATTGCTACATTCAGCAGTGCCTTAGCTATTTGTGCCATCTATATCTTTCTTACCAGTTATCTCTGGAAAAAGGGCTTGCAACATTATAGTTCGGCAAGTAGTTAG
- a CDS encoding WecB/TagA/CpsF family glycosyltransferase: MNIKIIDAQSNTEAPIPVSLFDIPFDPLTQAQTLAIITDRLEQGKSTRIVTINPEFVLTAEKNPEFKQVLQTADLHLADGAGILWATNFLKKITNYELRITNWIGVTLELIVSLLLFPFFPKRYQDPLPERVTGSDLFAPLMNLLAQKSQSIFLLGAAPGVAEAVANQFRIQHSAFRIHTYSGSPNESDAHHIIKLINDSQASALFVAFQFPKQDTWIAEHLVKMPTIKVAMGVGGTFDFIVGGKHVGYGKFKARRAPQLFRNLHLEWLWRLVTQPYRLKRIFRATFGFIWKVYKEKLRITNY, encoded by the coding sequence ATGAACATCAAGATTATCGATGCGCAATCAAACACCGAAGCTCCTATACCAGTATCACTTTTTGATATTCCTTTCGATCCCCTTACTCAAGCACAAACGCTAGCAATCATTACCGACCGCTTGGAACAGGGAAAGAGCACTCGAATTGTCACGATCAATCCTGAATTTGTTTTAACTGCAGAAAAGAACCCAGAATTTAAGCAAGTGCTGCAAACAGCAGACTTACATTTAGCTGATGGAGCAGGAATACTTTGGGCAACGAATTTCCTTAAAAAAATTACGAATTACGAATTACGAATTACAAATTGGATTGGAGTAACACTAGAACTAATAGTGTCACTACTACTTTTTCCTTTTTTCCCAAAACGGTATCAGGATCCATTGCCAGAACGTGTCACGGGGAGTGATCTATTCGCCCCTTTAATGAACCTGTTAGCCCAAAAATCCCAATCTATCTTCCTCCTCGGCGCCGCCCCTGGCGTGGCCGAAGCCGTAGCTAATCAATTCAGAATTCAGCATTCAGCATTCAGAATTCACACTTATTCCGGCTCTCCCAATGAATCTGATGCCCACCATATCATCAAGCTAATCAATGATAGCCAAGCATCCGCCCTCTTCGTTGCTTTCCAATTTCCTAAACAAGACACGTGGATAGCGGAACACTTAGTAAAAATGCCTACTATTAAAGTAGCTATGGGCGTAGGAGGCACCTTTGATTTCATTGTTGGTGGCAAGCATGTTGGCTACGGCAAGTTCAAAGCCCGTCGTGCCCCACAACTATTTCGCAACTTGCATTTGGAATGGCTCTGGAGGCTGGTGACACAACCCTATAGACTGAAGAGAATATTTAGAGCTACTTTTGGGTTTATCTGGAAAGTCTACAAAGAAAAATTACGGATTACGAATTACTAA